DNA sequence from the Pseudoduganella plicata genome:
CGGACGCCCGCGCCTCCGGCAATCGCTCCCTCGAAGGAGGTGCACCATGCTTGAGATTACGTCCCTCACGAAGCGCTTCGGCGGCCTGACCGCCGTCAACGACGTCAGCGCCAGCTTCGCGCGCGGCACGATCAACGCGATCATCGGTCCGAACGGCGCCGGCAAGACCACGTTCTTCAACCTGGTCAGTGGTGCGATCCGGCCCACGTCCGGCCGCGTCCTGTTCGATGGCCGGGACGTGACGGGCATACGGGCCGACCAGGCGGCGCGGCTGGGCATGGCGCGCACGTTCCAGACGACCGCGCTGTTCGACACGGCCACGGTGCTGGACAACCTGATCGTCGGCCACCGGCTGCGCACCCGCTCGACACTGGTGGACGTGATCCTTGGCACGAAGCGGCTGCGCGACGAGGAGCGCATCTGCCGCGAGAAGGCGCGCGCCGCGCTGGACTTCGTCGGCCTGGCGCACATCGAATCGCGCCTCGCCGGCGACATCTCGCAGGAAGAGCGCAAGCGGGTGGCGTTCGCGCTGGCGTTGTCCACCGATCCCGCCTTGCTGCTGCTGGACGAGCCGGCCGGCGGTGTCAATCCCGAGGAAACCGATGGCCTGGCGCGACTGATCCGCAAGATGGCGAAAAGCGGCCTGACGGTGTGCCTGATCGAACACAAGATGGACATGATCATGAACCTGGCCGACCGCATCCTGGTGCTGAACTATGGCGAAAAGATCGCCGAAGGCACGCCGGCCGAGATCCGCGCCAACCCGGCCGTCATCGAAGCCTACCTGGGGAGCGAACATGCTTAGACTCGATGGCGTATCGCTGTCCTACGGCAGCTTCCGCGCGCTGCACAACGTCAGCATCCATGCGGACGAAGGGGAACTGGTCGTGCTGCTGGGATCGAACGGCGCCGGCAAGAGCTCGATCTTCCTCACCATGAGCGGCTTGCAGCGGGCGGCATCCGGCAGCATCCGTTTCGGCGGGCACGAACTGGTGGGGCGCAAGCCGTCGCAGATCGTGGCGGACGGCCTGGTGCACTGCCCCGAGGGCCGCAAGCTGTTCCCCGGCATGTCGGTGCTGAAGAACCTGACCCTGGGTGCTTACGTGCACCGGCGCGACAGCGGCGGCGTGGCGCGCAGCCTGGACGAGGTGTTCGGCCTGTTCCCGATCCTGCACGAAAAGAAGGACGCGCCGGCCGGCTCGCTCAGCGGCGGCCAGCAGCAGATGGTCGCCATCGGCCGCGCGCTGATGGGACGCCCGAAGGCCCTGCTGCTGGACGAGCCGTCGCTCGGCCTCGCGCCGCTCGTCGTCCGCCAGATGTTCGACATCATCGCCCGCATCAACCGGGCCGGCACCACCGTGCTGCTGGCCGAGCAGAATGCGTACGCGGCACTGAACATCGCCAGCCGCGCCTATGTGATCGAGCAGGGCCGCATCGTCATGGAGGGCGGCCGCGAAGAGCTGCTCAATAACGCGCAGGTGCGCAAGGCGTACATTGGCGC
Encoded proteins:
- a CDS encoding ABC transporter ATP-binding protein produces the protein MLEITSLTKRFGGLTAVNDVSASFARGTINAIIGPNGAGKTTFFNLVSGAIRPTSGRVLFDGRDVTGIRADQAARLGMARTFQTTALFDTATVLDNLIVGHRLRTRSTLVDVILGTKRLRDEERICREKARAALDFVGLAHIESRLAGDISQEERKRVAFALALSTDPALLLLDEPAGGVNPEETDGLARLIRKMAKSGLTVCLIEHKMDMIMNLADRILVLNYGEKIAEGTPAEIRANPAVIEAYLGSEHA
- a CDS encoding ABC transporter ATP-binding protein, yielding MLRLDGVSLSYGSFRALHNVSIHADEGELVVLLGSNGAGKSSIFLTMSGLQRAASGSIRFGGHELVGRKPSQIVADGLVHCPEGRKLFPGMSVLKNLTLGAYVHRRDSGGVARSLDEVFGLFPILHEKKDAPAGSLSGGQQQMVAIGRALMGRPKALLLDEPSLGLAPLVVRQMFDIIARINRAGTTVLLAEQNAYAALNIASRAYVIEQGRIVMEGGREELLNNAQVRKAYIGA